The genomic region TCGAACTTCACGGTTGCAAAGGCGGAATCCGCGGAAGCCGAATCCAAATTGAGAACGATCGGTTTTAATCCGAAGGAACTCGATTCCGTTTCCGGTTCTTCGTATTGGATCATCTGCGACGTTCCGGAATCCCAACTCAGCGAAGTGGAGAATGGAGAAGAAGTGAAGATTCAATTCTCGTCTTTTCCGGGAAAGATATTTCTTGGTAAAGCGGAGGCCGTGGGCGAAGTGATCGATCCCGTCTTAAGAGCCGTCAAAGTGCGCGTAACGTTAAAAAACACGAAGGAAAGAATTCTTCCCGGCATGTTTGCGAGAGTGGACTTCGGAGATCCGCGCTCCTCGGTCCTTGCGATCCCGAACCACGCAATCGTTACCGTGGACGAAAAACATTACGTTTTTCTAAAGGAAGACGAATATTCATTCCGAAGAAGACAGGTCGTGCTCGGTTCTTCCGGCGACGAAAGGACGATCGTCAAGGACGGTTTGTCCGAAGGCGACGAAATCGTGATCGACGGCGCCATTCTCCTCAAAGGAATCAGTTTCGGGTTTTAAACGATGATCGATAGAATTATAGAATTCTCCCTTACCAAAAGAATTCCGACCGTCTTACTCGCGTTAGGCGTTCTTGCGGTAGGAATCTGGTCTTGGACCACGTTGAAAAAGGAAGCGTATCCCGACGTGGGGGACACGCAGGTTACGGTCATCGCCTTACTTCCGGGCAAGGCAGCGCTCGAAGTCGAAAGACAGGTGACCCTTCCTTTGGAACGAGAACTCAACACGGTTCCTTACGTTTTAACGAGAAGATCGAAGACGATTTTCGGATTGAGCGTTTTACAGATGATCTTCGAAGACGGGGTCAGCGATTTTACGGCGAGACAACTCGTCTTGGAAAAAATCAGGGACGCTGATCTTCCGCCGGAAGCCGATCTTTCTCTGGCTCCTCTTACGGGTCCCGTGGGTGAAGTCTTTCGTTATACGATCGAGGCCGGGGAAGAATGGACCGGCATGGATTTAAGAACGCTTCAGGATTGGGTCGTCGTTCCCGCCTTACGCCAAGTAGGCGGTGTGGCCGACGTGATCAATTTCGGAGGTCTTGTCAAACAATATCATATCATCACTTCCCCGAATCGGATCTATCGTTATAATCTTTCTTTGCAGGACGTCATCGAAGCCGTTTCTTCGAACAACAGAAATACGGGAGGTCATACTCTTACGAGAGGGGATCAGAGTTTCGCCGTACGCGGGTTAGGTGCGATTCAGAACGCGGAGGACATTCGAAACACGGTGGTCGCGTCTTCGGGCGGAACTCCGATTTATATCGGTAATCTCGCTTCCGTGGAAGAATATCCGAAACGGCCCGACGGAGTTTTCAGTTACGCGATCCGAGACGCGGACTCCTCCAAAATCAAACTGAGGGAATCCGGGGTTCAGGGTTTGATCGCGATGCGAAGGGGAGAAAATCCGTCCGAAGTAGTCGCGCGGGTCAAAACGAAGATCGAAGAGATCAACCGAAATTATCTACCCGAAGGAATTCGCTTAACAACGACGTATGACCGAAGCGATCTCGTCAACTATACGGTAAGAACGATTTCCAGAACCCTTTTCGAAGGTGTGAGCATAGTAGTTCTCGTTCTGATCTTTTTTATAGGAAGCGTAAGATCCGCGTTAGTCGTCGCTTGTACGATTCCTCTTTCTCTTTTGTTCGCGTTTTCCATGATGAAGATCACCAACATACCGGCCAATCTTCTTTCCTTGGGTGCGATCGACTTCGGGATCATCGTAGACGGCGCGGTCGTGATCGTGGATAATATCTCGCGAAGATACAAGGAAGCGAAGGAAAAAAAGAATTCCGGCCTTTCGTTCCGCGAAATCGAAACCCTTACGATCGATTCCACGAAAGAGGTCGGAACGGAAATTTTCTTTTCCATCTCCATTATTATTCTTGCATATTTGCCGATCTTCACCTTTCAGAGAATCGAAGGAAAGCTATTCTCGCCTATGGCGTTCACTCTCGCGTATGCGATCTTGGGAAGTATGCTCATCGCATTGACTTTGATTCCGGTTTTGATGACTTATCTTTATCGAACGAAATTGGAAAGTAAGGGAAACGATTCTTTGGAACGGCAGAATCCGATCTTTCTTCGTATTCGGGATTTTTACTCGAGGTTTCTGACCGAACGGTTGGCGAACCCGAAACGGGTTGCGGCCTTCGCTTTGATTCTCGTTTTCGGAATCGGAGGTTTTTCGTATTTTAAATTGGGAACCGAGTTTCTTCCCGAACTGGACGAGGGTTCGATCAACATCCGTTGTTTTCTTCCGGTCGGCGTCTCTTTGAGAACTTCGGAAAAATACGTTCCGATTCTCAGAAGTTCCATTCTAAAACACGAACAAGTGGCTTCCGTTTTGACCCAACTCGGTAGAAACGACGAAGGAACCGATCCTTACGGTCCGAACCGTTTGGAAATTCTGATCGGTTTAAAAGATTATTCGACTTGGAAAGAAAATATTTCCAAAGCTGAACTTCTTCATAAGATCAAAAAGGATCTTCAGGAAACTCTTCCGGGCGTGAGTTTTCTTTTTTCACAACCGATTTTGGACAACGTCACCGAGTCGGTTACGGGAAGCGTTTCGGATCTCGCGATTCTCATCAACGGAGAGGACTTGAACTCTCTGAGAAACTTAGGGAAAGAAATTCTTTCCGTCGTTTCCGAAATTCCCGGCGCGACCGAATCGGGAATCGAACAGGAAGGAGATCAGGCCCAACTTACGATCGAAGTCGATCGCAAACAAGCCGCTCGTTACGGAATCAACGCTTCCGAAATTTTGGATACGATGGAAGCCGCGATCGGAGGCAAAGGTGTGGGAATTCTTTACGACGGTTCGAGACGGTTCGAAATCATCGTACGATATACGAACGACTATCGTTCTTCGATCGACTCGGTGCACACGTTACTCGTCACCGGACCCGGAGGCGCGAGAATTCCTCTTGCGGAAATCGCGAAGATCGAATTCAAGGACGGTCCCACGATCATCCAAAGACAGGACGGCAAAAGACAAATCTCCGTGAGGACCAACGTTCGAGGAAGAGACCAAGGAAGTTTTGTCGCGGAGGCAAAGGACAAGGTCGCGGAAAAGATCAAGATCCCCGAAGGAATCGACATCCATTGGGGAGGTCAGTTCGAAAATCTTCACAGAGCCGTTTTGCGTCTGCGTTTTGTGATCCCGTTAACCTTACTTGCAATTTTTATAATACTCTACACGATGTTCCGCAGTCCTCGTATGGTTTTATTGGCGATGTCCGGCATTCCGATTTCGATCAGCGGCGGGTTGTTGGCCCTGCTTTTAAGGGGAATGAACTTTTCCGTTTCGGCGGGTGTGGGCTTTATTTCCCTTTTCGGAATTTCCACGATGACCGGGGTTCTTTTTATATCAAGATTATTGCATATGATTGAAAAGCGGGGCAACAACAAGGACCTGAAAACTTCCGTGCTCGAAGCTGCCGTGATCCAACTCAGACCGAGAATCATGACCATTCTTCTCGCGCTTTTGGGGTTGATACCCGCGACGATTGCAAGCGGAATCGGTTCGGACGTACAAAGACCTCTCGCGACCGTCATCGTGGGCGGGCTGAGTTTGGAACTTCTCGTTACTTTGATTTATATTCCTTCCCTGTTTTATCTTTCGGAACGAGGAAAAAGGATGGGGTAAAAAATTCTATCCAGGAAAGAATTCTTACTTTTTAATTCGCGGTCTCGTGGTATATAGGTCTAAGTTTCAATAGCCATTTGGCTGCGGTATCTGACCCGACTTCGTTGGAGATAGGCAAGGTTTTGAAAGCAGGTCTTTCAATCTTTGAGGGAACCTTGAAATCCAATTTCGTTGGAGCCAACGGCGACGCTCCGCTGCCTTTTGGCTAAACGCTTTCCTTAGGTCGGCGTTTAGGAGAAAAAAAATTGATCGAGTTATATTCGGCTTCCACTCCCAACGGAAGAAAAGTTTCCATCATGCTGGAAGAATTAGGAATTCCTTATACGGTTCATCCGATCGATCTCGGTAAACTGGAACAAAAACAAGATTGGTTTTTAAAAATCAATCCGAACGGAAGAATTCCCGCAATCATCGACAAGGACAACGACGACTTTGCCGTTTTCGAATCGGGCGCGATTCTGATTTATCTCGCCGAAAAAACCGGCAAACTTTTACCGAAAGACGTGAAGGAAAAAAGTATCGTTCTTCAATGGCTTATGTTTCAAATGGGCGGGGTCGGTCCGATGCAGGGCCAAGCCGGAGTGTTTTTGAAGTACGCTCCCGAAAAAATTCCGTTCGCGATCGCTCGTTATCAAAACGAAACAAAACGATTGTATTCCGTTTTGGATAGAAGGCTCGCCGAAAGTAAATTCTTAGGCGGAAAAGAATTATCCATCGCGGACATCGCGACCTGGCCTTGGGTGAACGTTCACGACTACGTGGAAGTTTCTTTGGATGAGTTTCCCAACTTAAAACGATGGGAAGAGGAACTTTCCAAACGTCCCGCGTTCGCCAAAGGAATGAACATTCCGAACAAGGTGGATCACAAGGCCGACGCCGAGGAAATCAAAAAGAAAGCCCAAGCTATGTTAGGAAAGTAGAATTTTCTAATATTCTTATGGAACCTGATTCTCCGATTGACGTTCGGAGATCGGTTCCGAGAAGGGAAGAATCACGTAGAAGGTCGTCCCCTTTTCCGAAGTTTCGAAGAAGATTCTTCCGTTGTGATCCTCTATGATTCTTCTGCATATATCCAATCCCAATCCGGTTCCCGCTCCAGAAGGTTTTGTGGTGAAGAAAGGTTCGAAGATCCGATCCCGAATCGTGTCTTCGATTCCGGTTCCGCTGTCTTCGATCGCGATCTCCCAGCCGGTCGGTCTTTTTTTACAAGAGATCGACATTCTTCCCTTATAACTCATCGCATACAACGCGTTGCCGATCAGATTCGTCCATACCTGAGTGAGCGCTTCCGTGTTTCCCCAAACCTCGGCCGTATCGGGCATATCGCGAACGATCTCGACTTGGTTTTTATATTTGGAATAATACAACGTGAGAACCGTTTCCAATTGTTTACGAACGTCGACCGAACCCATCGTGGTCCCGGTTCGATCCTTATACGTGTATTCTTTGAGAGCTTGGATCACGAGCGAAGCTTTTTCGGCGGCCTTTTCGATCGTAAAACTCGCGCGCGCGATCCCAGATAAGGAAAAAGCGTTTTGTGCGATGGTTAAGAATTTATCCTTATGCGAGACGTTCTTAAAAATTTCGGAAACCTCGTCGGAATCCAATCCGAGATCCGTGAGAATATCTGCGAGACGCAACACTTCCGGAATTCCGAGTTCGTTTAACAAACCGGCGATTCTTTTTCTCTTTGCCCTCTCCTCTTTCGTATCGTAAAATTCCCTTTGTGAAATTCCTTTGGAAAAAAGTTTTTCCCAAATCGTTTTTTCCTCTTCGCTGAACTTGGAATAATTTCTCAAAAGGGTTTCCCAGGAATTGGACAACACGGATCGGATTCCTTCGTTCGAAGACACGATGGCGCCTAACGGAGTGTTGAGTTCGTGCGCGATCCCCGCGACGAGTTGTCCGAGCACCGCCATTTTTTCGGATCGTATGAGTTGTTTTTGCGCGCTTCTTAGATCTTCGATCGCTCGAACGACTTGTTCGTTTTTGGCGACGAGGTATTGATTTACGGTTCTTAATTCTTCCGTTCTTTTGGTGACGATTCCTTCGAGTCCCTCGTTGATTAAACGGACCTTTTGTTCCGCGTCGGTCATCTCTTTTACGAGAAAGGTTTGTCTCACGCTTGCGATCACGACTACGATCGTGGTTCCCGTCCACGCAACGATTCGAACCCCTTCCGGTAAACCGGCGAGAGTTCCCGCAAGAACGATCGTAATCGAACTCGCAACGATTTCAAACAAAGGTAATAAACGAAGAGCGGCCTCGAACCTTCTTCCCCAAACGGGATGATCGTTGAATTTCGGAACCCAGGTCAAAGCTCCGTAACCCAAGATCAAAGCCGCGACGGAAAAACCGGCGTTGAGAATCGTTCCGTCCGGAGGAATCTCCACGATAAAAAAAGCGTTCCACAACAACCAACAAAGTCCGGTTCCTCCCATTCCGAGAATGAACGTAAGCCAAGACATATCCGGTTGTAATCTCAAAAGAGGTATGAGAAGAATTCCCAAAGCGGACGCGGTCAAAAACGAAACCGGATGATTGATCAAAGGAAGAAGTTGCGGAATTCCCACGCCTTCCCTTTGCGGAAGATACAACGCGAGTGAAAAGGTAAGAATGGCGGTGACAAGACCCAAAGCGTCGAGAACCGCGGCGCGGATTCTCGTTCGATCACATTCAATAACTATAATAGAGTATCCGATGACGAAACTAGGAGCGACCCAGGGGAAAAGATAATCGCTCGGAGTGGGAGTCACGTAGTAGTCGAGATAAACCTGAATCGCCCAAGAAAGTTGACCGAGCGCGTTTGCGGTAAGACCGAGTGCGAACCAAAGTCGGAAACGGTGGATTCCACCTTCGACCGCGAAATAACCGAGCCAAGCGAGAATCGCCGCGCAGAGATACGAAATCGTCCAGTGAACGTTGTCTATAAGTCTGTCCACGTTTCTTTCTTCGTAATGATAATTTGCGAAGAAGGATACGAATACCAAGATCGTACTGATCCAGAAAATCCATAACCCGATTTTGGTTAGGGAAGAGGATCGAGAATGACTTTTTAAACTTGTCATCAATCGCTCGTGAACGACGGACAGTATAGACGTTAAGCGGTCGCACCGTCGATCTCTTTTCTCGTTATAAGACTCTCAAAAACGGAATCTTACGTAAATATTCTTCGGAATTCGTTTTAAAACAGCGTTCTATCGGATTTATCGGGAAGATGCGGCGCGCCGTTGATCGAAACGGGAAGATATTTACCTCTAACCCACCGAAAGGTACTTAAGGAAGTGTTCCAGATCCAAGGCATCCAGGAAAAGTTGTCCTCGTCCTGACGTAATAAACGATGGAGTACGAGAGAAATCGGAGTTCCCGAAGTAAAGATAAAAGTTCTTTCCTGATCCGCAGGAGAGAACCATACATTAGAAGAATGGAATACTCTTGTTTCGAAGTTTTTATACGTTTCGATTCCTTCGGGAGTTTCGGTTCCTTCTCTCCAAAATCGGAGAATCTCTTCCGTAAGTTTAAAGAACACCGCGGCGGAACGGATCCCGCCTTTGAGTCTCACTTTTGAAAATTGGGAAAGAGTTTTTGCGAACTCCGGTTTTCTCGAAGCGAGAAGTTTGGAATAGGAGCTCCAAAGTTCGGGAGAGAATTCGTTCCAACCCGCGTCTCGATTTATAAAAGAATCGGATTGAAACTGATCGCGTGGTCCGATCACGGAAATCGCGCCTTCCAGAAAAGAATCGGCGGTTTCCAAATGTCTGCGAAGAGTTCCCGTAACGATTCGATCGGGAACGTCTCCGTTACGCGCCATGAATTTTCCGAGTTCGTAAGCCTGTTTCTTTCCGTGCGGAGTAAGAAGGTCGTAGTTTTCGCCTTGAGAATTTGCCTGACCGTGACGGATCAGATGAATGACCGACATGAGCGACTAACTTTCCGTGGTGAATCTAGGATTGGTAACTTCCACCTTTTCCCGAACGGTTTCCTTTACGTGATTCCAGGTTTCGACGTCTTCGATGGAAAGTTTTTCCTTACGGATCTTATCCCGAAGTTCCACATTCCAGCCGTGTGCGAGATTTTTCTTTTCGTTTAACGTGGACGGCAGGGAAGAATTCTTCTTCAACAATCGAACGAGACGCGTTAGTTCCTTATCCAGCAATTCCTCGCCGGAACGGATTTCCCTCGATACGACCCCGAGCATATTCCAACTTACTAATGTTTTATAGGATAAAAGATCCTTGTCCTTGAATTGGGGAAGAACTTCCTTCATTAGAAAATCCTGAATCGCTTCGAGTAAGTCCGTGGACGTCGGTTTATCCTGCATTTTCTATGATCCTCATCGCTTCGTATTCCATTTCGCACGCTCTTCTTCCGATCGCTGCGAGTTCGATTCCCTTATCCTTTCCCGAAAGATGTCTTTCCGCCTGACCGATACATCCGATCGCCCAACGGAGATTTCCCATCACTTCCCAATACGTGACCATCGCGGGATCCAGAGTTACGCCGGAAGCCTTTTCATAAGCTTCGTAAAATTCCGTACGATCCGCAAAGCCGCCCGCTTCTTTGTTGAGTTTTCCGAATCTCCAGTCGCGCATACAAAGCCAGGTAAGATCTTCGTGACGATCTCCCCAATGCGCAAACTCCCAGTCCACGATTCCCTGAAGACCGTCCGGGGTTACCATAAAGTTTCCGGTTCTAAAATCTCCGTGTATTAATACGACATCGTCCGAAGGTTTCGCTTTTTTCTCGAGCCAGTTGAGAATCATCTCCATAGCGGGATAAGCTTCCGTCATTCTGTCCAACTCCAATCGAAGAGAACGGATCGATCCGGTCGCGACGATCTTGTCGTTCGGGTCCTGACCCATCCAAAGAGTTTTGCGGAGTTTTTCATCCTTACAATCCGAAGGTTTTACGGAATGAAGTTTGGCGAGATTTTCCGCAAGATCCGTCGTAAGCGACTTACGCATTTTGTTAAGCGAAGGATCCTTAACGACGTATCTCCCCGTAGCCTTTCCGGAAATTTTCTGCATAAAATAGAACGGACTTCCGGTAACGCCTCGATCCGTCTCCAACCAAAAAGGACGGGGAGTGTTTACGCCCGCCTTATACGCAAGATCGCAAACGCCGAACTCGTCTTCCCTGCTTAAGGAAGCGAGTAAGGCCGCGCCCTTGTCCGTTCGAAACACGGTGTCATACGAACCCTTTTCGGGTCCGTCCAATACCTGGACCTGCGCGGAAAAATTTTCCTGACAAGCTCCGCCGCTCAGAGAAACCATGGAATGGATCTCCGTTTTTCCCTTCAATCTTCCGGAAAGATAACCTTCCAGAACGTTTTTTAATTCGGTGTCGTTCATAATATGCTTTAATTCTAATATTAAAAATCGCTTTTGCCGCTGACCAGATTT from Leptospira kmetyi serovar Malaysia str. Bejo-Iso9 harbors:
- a CDS encoding efflux RND transporter periplasmic adaptor subunit — its product is MIFKNGFSSFVSFYQRRPKIVLAGSILLLTLAVFLQNWNASRKAQEHWKLEKARSPRVTESGARIEFPKDHPGLARLVYQKIGKGNAAFSVIASARVIASINTSVNSGEKLILFDSGETTHLYSEYKRTRAVASKAYKDLARIKDMYVNQAATRRDVTEAESNFTVAKAESAEAESKLRTIGFNPKELDSVSGSSYWIICDVPESQLSEVENGEEVKIQFSSFPGKIFLGKAEAVGEVIDPVLRAVKVRVTLKNTKERILPGMFARVDFGDPRSSVLAIPNHAIVTVDEKHYVFLKEDEYSFRRRQVVLGSSGDERTIVKDGLSEGDEIVIDGAILLKGISFGF
- a CDS encoding efflux RND transporter permease subunit yields the protein MIDRIIEFSLTKRIPTVLLALGVLAVGIWSWTTLKKEAYPDVGDTQVTVIALLPGKAALEVERQVTLPLERELNTVPYVLTRRSKTIFGLSVLQMIFEDGVSDFTARQLVLEKIRDADLPPEADLSLAPLTGPVGEVFRYTIEAGEEWTGMDLRTLQDWVVVPALRQVGGVADVINFGGLVKQYHIITSPNRIYRYNLSLQDVIEAVSSNNRNTGGHTLTRGDQSFAVRGLGAIQNAEDIRNTVVASSGGTPIYIGNLASVEEYPKRPDGVFSYAIRDADSSKIKLRESGVQGLIAMRRGENPSEVVARVKTKIEEINRNYLPEGIRLTTTYDRSDLVNYTVRTISRTLFEGVSIVVLVLIFFIGSVRSALVVACTIPLSLLFAFSMMKITNIPANLLSLGAIDFGIIVDGAVVIVDNISRRYKEAKEKKNSGLSFREIETLTIDSTKEVGTEIFFSISIIILAYLPIFTFQRIEGKLFSPMAFTLAYAILGSMLIALTLIPVLMTYLYRTKLESKGNDSLERQNPIFLRIRDFYSRFLTERLANPKRVAAFALILVFGIGGFSYFKLGTEFLPELDEGSINIRCFLPVGVSLRTSEKYVPILRSSILKHEQVASVLTQLGRNDEGTDPYGPNRLEILIGLKDYSTWKENISKAELLHKIKKDLQETLPGVSFLFSQPILDNVTESVTGSVSDLAILINGEDLNSLRNLGKEILSVVSEIPGATESGIEQEGDQAQLTIEVDRKQAARYGINASEILDTMEAAIGGKGVGILYDGSRRFEIIVRYTNDYRSSIDSVHTLLVTGPGGARIPLAEIAKIEFKDGPTIIQRQDGKRQISVRTNVRGRDQGSFVAEAKDKVAEKIKIPEGIDIHWGGQFENLHRAVLRLRFVIPLTLLAIFIILYTMFRSPRMVLLAMSGIPISISGGLLALLLRGMNFSVSAGVGFISLFGISTMTGVLFISRLLHMIEKRGNNKDLKTSVLEAAVIQLRPRIMTILLALLGLIPATIASGIGSDVQRPLATVIVGGLSLELLVTLIYIPSLFYLSERGKRMG
- a CDS encoding glutathione S-transferase family protein, translated to MIELYSASTPNGRKVSIMLEELGIPYTVHPIDLGKLEQKQDWFLKINPNGRIPAIIDKDNDDFAVFESGAILIYLAEKTGKLLPKDVKEKSIVLQWLMFQMGGVGPMQGQAGVFLKYAPEKIPFAIARYQNETKRLYSVLDRRLAESKFLGGKELSIADIATWPWVNVHDYVEVSLDEFPNLKRWEEELSKRPAFAKGMNIPNKVDHKADAEEIKKKAQAMLGK
- a CDS encoding ATP-binding protein; amino-acid sequence: MTSLKSHSRSSSLTKIGLWIFWISTILVFVSFFANYHYEERNVDRLIDNVHWTISYLCAAILAWLGYFAVEGGIHRFRLWFALGLTANALGQLSWAIQVYLDYYVTPTPSDYLFPWVAPSFVIGYSIIVIECDRTRIRAAVLDALGLVTAILTFSLALYLPQREGVGIPQLLPLINHPVSFLTASALGILLIPLLRLQPDMSWLTFILGMGGTGLCWLLWNAFFIVEIPPDGTILNAGFSVAALILGYGALTWVPKFNDHPVWGRRFEAALRLLPLFEIVASSITIVLAGTLAGLPEGVRIVAWTGTTIVVVIASVRQTFLVKEMTDAEQKVRLINEGLEGIVTKRTEELRTVNQYLVAKNEQVVRAIEDLRSAQKQLIRSEKMAVLGQLVAGIAHELNTPLGAIVSSNEGIRSVLSNSWETLLRNYSKFSEEEKTIWEKLFSKGISQREFYDTKEERAKRKRIAGLLNELGIPEVLRLADILTDLGLDSDEVSEIFKNVSHKDKFLTIAQNAFSLSGIARASFTIEKAAEKASLVIQALKEYTYKDRTGTTMGSVDVRKQLETVLTLYYSKYKNQVEIVRDMPDTAEVWGNTEALTQVWTNLIGNALYAMSYKGRMSISCKKRPTGWEIAIEDSGTGIEDTIRDRIFEPFFTTKPSGAGTGLGLDICRRIIEDHNGRIFFETSEKGTTFYVILPFSEPISERQSENQVP
- a CDS encoding histidine phosphatase family protein, translated to MSVIHLIRHGQANSQGENYDLLTPHGKKQAYELGKFMARNGDVPDRIVTGTLRRHLETADSFLEGAISVIGPRDQFQSDSFINRDAGWNEFSPELWSSYSKLLASRKPEFAKTLSQFSKVRLKGGIRSAAVFFKLTEEILRFWREGTETPEGIETYKNFETRVFHSSNVWFSPADQERTFIFTSGTPISLVLHRLLRQDEDNFSWMPWIWNTSLSTFRWVRGKYLPVSINGAPHLPDKSDRTLF
- a CDS encoding DUF6285 domain-containing protein, giving the protein MQDKPTSTDLLEAIQDFLMKEVLPQFKDKDLLSYKTLVSWNMLGVVSREIRSGEELLDKELTRLVRLLKKNSSLPSTLNEKKNLAHGWNVELRDKIRKEKLSIEDVETWNHVKETVREKVEVTNPRFTTES
- a CDS encoding phosphotransferase family protein; the protein is MNDTELKNVLEGYLSGRLKGKTEIHSMVSLSGGACQENFSAQVQVLDGPEKGSYDTVFRTDKGAALLASLSREDEFGVCDLAYKAGVNTPRPFWLETDRGVTGSPFYFMQKISGKATGRYVVKDPSLNKMRKSLTTDLAENLAKLHSVKPSDCKDEKLRKTLWMGQDPNDKIVATGSIRSLRLELDRMTEAYPAMEMILNWLEKKAKPSDDVVLIHGDFRTGNFMVTPDGLQGIVDWEFAHWGDRHEDLTWLCMRDWRFGKLNKEAGGFADRTEFYEAYEKASGVTLDPAMVTYWEVMGNLRWAIGCIGQAERHLSGKDKGIELAAIGRRACEMEYEAMRIIENAG